A genomic stretch from Neodiprion fabricii isolate iyNeoFabr1 chromosome 3, iyNeoFabr1.1, whole genome shotgun sequence includes:
- the LOC124177107 gene encoding tetratricopeptide repeat protein 28 isoform X1 produces MSHRDISEVEPEGTSALAAGSRALFLETVRRSNAACQNGDYPLAATLYSEALALDSLSHVLYSNRSAARLKMGQFALALQDAVRATELNPQWHKAYYRQGVALQCLGRHGEALAAFSAGLARDSSNCQLLSGLVEASLKSPLRTTLEPTFQQLRAMKLDESPFVVISVVGQELLGAGQYRAAAGVLEAALSIGTCSLKLRGSVFSALSSAYWALNSLDKAISYMQQDLGVARSLGDTQGECRAHGNLGSAYFSKGSFKEALTAHRYQLVLAMKCKDTQAAASALTSLGHVYTAIGDLPNALASHKQCVQLVKQMADRLQEAREIGNVGAVYLAMGEFESAVDCHTQHLRIARRLGDRVEEARAFSNLGSSHHYRRNFRQAMAYHENVLRIAQELGDRVVETRAYAGLGHAARCAGDLAQAKLWHQRQLDVALTTKDKVAEGRACSNLGIVYQLLGEHDAALKLHQAHLGIARALGDTAGMGRAYGNIGNAYNALGYYEQAIKYHKQELTISKEVNDRSSEASTHGNLAVAYQAVQGHEAALRHYRAHLAIARELKDVAGEACALLNLANCLSSRARFEEAVPYYENYLMISQELHDIEGEAKACHFLGYAHYCLGNHRQAVRYYDQDLALAKDLQDKSGMGRAYCNLGLAHLALGNLDTALECQKYYLAIAHMTKHLAGKFRALGNIGDCFLRLDEPEEAIKMHQRQLSLARQAADRSLEAAAYGALGVAHRATRNLDKALGFHTQELTLRQEAGDLRGECRAHGNLGAVHMALGQYTHAVKCYQEQLERARELADSGVEAQALGNLGIARLNMAHYEDAIGYFEQQLATLEPLSTATALLDKARALGNLGDCYEALGDPEEAIKCHDQQLIAANRLRSIRDQERAYRGLGRAREALGNLQQALVCFEKRLVAAHEVDSPEARGSAYGDLGRVHAALGNHEQAVSCLSHQLTLARGLGDRAGEAEAASGLGAVHLLMDDPSSALRHHQLELSIAEGLDAAGLQARACANLGATQEALGQFEEAVRLQEQSLSLAAAAGDQSARAAAFSSLGRLHHLCGDLSRALSYLQSGLSLSEGLGRREEAASLRHRLGLVHWEAGEATTSVEQFERAANLLESLDGCPPPPSGQPSRADLLSNTYRMLQKVLVSLNRPEEALNWAERSRRCKNRTLDDATHYSEIIDRQRGIILYFSEAETELHAWCLAPGRGLLRFHSATLEDGVSLERRVSLAREALLGESSESVEEPGKIPSRGHRLNASSYSLSSLFSVGSVSSRAGSARWGIGVKGPVWQAPAQVQSLYDLLLAPFEDLLPPTRKELILVVEKSLYLAPLPALQSSPGEDYLCERFSLLVVPSLAALRRRSRIPMPEGGATVAALVAGNPNVPDEIREEYGWPESVISAETEAGIVAELLESRPLIGNEATRSAVLRALPDAECVHLTTPVFWKSASIALTADQREEQADKSEYLLTCSDISRLRLSARLVVISSGHCWSGGENTSVSSDGIQQMAKTLLGTGAQCVLIGMWPVPPTAGSILLRAFYSAMLQGARASRALAEAMQTVQHTRHFAHPSNWAGWLLLGGDARLSNKVALMGQALAELIRSGPEQSRDALRVTLHLVEKSLQRIHRGQKNAMYTTQRSIENKVGEAAGWRELLMSVGFRFEPAGNGIPSSVFFPQSDPEERLTRCSASLQALLGLGPASLHALVRLLQVPEAAEDVISAMRRASCATEGQEVSLPVRVWRAAGSHELFASLGFDLMEVGQSEVTLRTGKQASRRAVQFALQALLALFDTQEAPKSLSLDSSSSMESLASVSQTEKTSPDPPRLGGAFASYVRRRGEPDGKTTEAPNIPIVQPSRSNCGGESDAAFTPSPPVALNLNHQTRIRNLYSDQNPRPGSSSSSSATDWESGHATVLRRQPLPPLPATVLERLSVRTEVGPSSPRKPRHPTSTEDINPQTEGSQPSEVHPHNLRNLATSLTSLTRELTPTISEVYHERNLGLGLAPSLSKLLEEVGSVQDNDQSQISRPTHSQTQNWLQNEPELCRRDEADGRSIAESQCSATSSNKIHRKAPPPPV; encoded by the exons ATGTCTCATAGGGATATCTCTGAG GTGGAGCCCGAAGGTACGTCGGCCCTGGCCGCTGGATCTCGGGCTCTGTTTCTGGAAACAGTGCGCAGAAGTAACGCAGCTTGCCAGAATGGAGACTACCCCCTAGCTGCTACTCTGTACTCGGAAGCCCTTGCCTTAGACTCTCTTAGTCACGTGTTGTACTCAAATAGATCTGCGGCTCGTTTAAAGATGGGACAATTTGCTCTAGCTTTACAAGATGCAGTAAGAGCAACGGAACTGAACCCCCAATGGCATAAA GCATATTATCGGCAAGGAGTAGCCCTCCAATGCCTAGGCAGACATGGAGAAGCCTTGGCAGCTTTTAGTGCTGGCTTGGCAAGGGATTCATCCAATTGTCAACTGTTGTCCGGGTTGGTGGAAGCTTCGTTGAAATCACCTTTACGCACAACCCTAGAACCAACGTTCCAACAACTCAGGGCAATGAAACTGGATGAATCACCATTTGTAGTTATATCTGTAGTTGGGCAAGAGCTGTTAGGAGCTGGGCAATATCGAGCGGCAGCTGGTGTCCTAGAAGCAGCGTTATCCATTGGAACATGCAGTCTGAAATTAAGGGGTTCCGTCTTTTCTGCCCTATCTAGTGCTTACTGGGCTCTCAATTCGTTGGACAAGGCAATCAGTTACATGCAACAAGATTTAg GTGTTGCACGTTCATTAGGTGATACTCAAGGCGAATGCAGAGCACATGGCAATTTGGGCTCAGCATACTTTAGCAAAGGTAGCTTCAAGGAAGCTTTAACAGCACATAGATATCAACTGGTTTTAGCCATGAAGTGTAAAGACACCCAGGCAGCCGCGTCAGCGTTGACGAGCTTAGGGCATGTCTATACAGCTATCGGAGATTTACCAAATGCTTTAGCATCACACAAGCAATGCGTTCAATTAGTAAAACAAATGGCAGATCGCCTACAAGAAGCAAGAGAAATTGGTAACGTGGGAGCAGTTTACTTGGCAATGGGCGAGTTTGAGAGTGCAGTTGATTGTCACACACAGCATTTGAGAATAGCTCGACGTCTGGGAGACCGAGTAGAAGAAGCCAGAGCTTTCAGTAACTTAGGATCATCACATCACTATAGAAGAAACTTTCGTCAAGCTATGGCTTATCATGAAAATGTTTTGAGAATAGCTCAGGAACTTGGCGATCGAGTTGTGGAGACAAGAGCCTATGCTGGACTTGGACATGCAGCAAGATGCGCAG GTGATCTTGCACAAGCAAAGCTCTGGCATCAGAGACAACTGGATGTAGCCCTGACGACAAAAGATAAGGTAGCAGAAGGACGTGCCTGTAGTAATTTGGGAATCGTGTATCAACTGCTAGGAGAACACGATGCAGCATTGAAGCTTCATCAAGCCCACTTAGGTATTGCCAGAGCCCTTGGGGACACCGCTGGTATGGGAAGAGCGTATGGAAACATTGGGAATGCCTATAATGCATTGGGTTATTACGAACAAGCAATAAAATACCACAAGCAAGAGTTGACGATAAGTAAAGAG gTCAATGATCGTAGTTCGGAAGCAAGTACACATGGAAATTTAGCCGTTGCATATCAAGCTGTACAAGGACACGAAGCAGCCTTACGACATTATCGGGCTCACTTGGCAATAGCTCGCGAATTGAAAGATGTGGCTGGAGAAGCTTGCGCGCTGCTTAACCTTGCCAACTGTCTCTCATCCCGTGCTAGATTTGAAGAAGCTGTTCCATACTATGAAAACTATCTTATGATATCGCAGGAACTTCATGACATAGAGGGGGAAGCTAAAGCTTGTCACTTTCTGGGTTATGCCCATTATTGCCTTGGCAATCATCGACAAGCAGTGAGATATTATGATCAAGATTTAGCTTTGGCCAAAGATTTGCAGGATAAATCTGGAATGGGAAGAGCATACTGCAACTTAGGTCTTGCACACTTGGCTCTTGGAAATTTAGACACAGCTTTGGAATGCCAGAAATATTATTTAG cAATTGCTCATATGACTAAACATCTAGCTGGAAAATTTAGAGCCCTGGGCAATATCGGAGATTGCTTTTTACGTCTCGATGAACCTGAAGAAGCTATAAAAATGCACCAACGCCAGTTGAGTCTTGCGCGACAAGCAGCCGACCGTAGTCTCGAAGCAGCAGCGTACGGAGCTTTGGGTGTTGCACATCGAGCAACGAGAAATTTGGACAAAGCTCTCGGATTTCATACGCAAGAACTGACATTAAGGCAGGAAGCAGGAGACTTAAGAGGAGAGTGTCGAGCCCATGGCAACTTAGGTGCTGTTCATATGGCTCTGGGTCAGTATACACATGCTGTCAAATGTTACCAGGAACAATTGGAGCGAGCAAGAGAATTAGCAGACTCTGGAGTTGAAGCCCAGGCTCTAG gaAATTTGGGTATAGCTAGACTCAACATGGCCCACTACGAAGATGCAATTGGATATTTTGAGCAACAACTGGCAACTTTGGAACCACTTTCAACAGCAACAGCGTTACTTGATAAAGCAAGAGCTCTTGGTAATTTGGGCGACTGTTACGAAGCATTAGGGGATCCTGAAGAGGCGATAAAGTGTCATGACCAACAGCTGATTGCTGCAAATAGACTTAGAAGTATTCGGGATCAAGAACGTGCCTACAGAGGATTGGGAAGAGCACGTGAGGCTCTAGGAAATTTGCAACAAGCTTTGGTTTGCTTTGAAAAAAGATTAGTAGCTGCACATGAAGTTGATAGTCCTGAAGCAAGAGGATCAGCCTATGGCGATTTGG GAAGAGTGCATGCTGCACTGGGCAATCATGAACAGGCTGTCAGTTGTTTATCGCATCAACTGACTCTTGCCAGAGGTCTGGGTGATAGAGCTGGGGAGGCCGAAGCAGCTAGTGGTCTTGGTGCTGTTCATCTTCTCATGGATGATCCGAGCTCAGCTCTACGACACCATCAGCTGGAGCTATCTATTGCGGAAGGATTGGATGCAGCTGGACTACAAGCTCGAGCTTGTGCAAATCTTGGAGCAACACAAGAAGCACTTGGTCAATTTGAGGAAGCTGTTAGATTACAAGAACAATCATTGAGTTTGGCTGCTGCAGCTGGTGATCAGTCAGCTAgagcagctgctttttccaGTCTTGGCCGTCTTCATCATTTATGTGGAGATCTGTCGCGAGCATTAAGTTATCTGCAGTCTGGACTCTCATTATCTGAGGGATTGGGTCGGAGAGAAGAAGCCGCCAGTTTGAGACACAGATTGGGCTTGGTTCATTGGGAAGCTGGAGAAGCTACAACATCTGTGGAGCAGTTTGAAAGGGCAGCCAATTTATTAGAATCTTTGGACGGTTGTCCACCTCCTCCTTCTGGACAGCCAAGCAGAGCAGATTTACTTTCCAACACATATAGAATGTTGCAGAAAGTTTTAGTAAGTTTGAATAGACCCGAGGAAGCTCTAAATTGGGCAGAAAGATCTCGGAGATGTAAAAATCGAACTCTAGATGATGCCACACattattcagaaataataGACAGACAGCGaggtattatattatacttcaGTGAAGCAGAAACTGAATTACATGCGTGGTGTTTAGCACCTGGTCGGGGTCTGCTCAGATTTCACTCTGCAACGCTAGAAGATGGGGTAAGTTTGGAGAGAAGAGTTTCATTGGCACGCGAAGCGTTATTGGGAGAGTCAAGCGAGTCTGTGGAAGAACCTGGAAAAATACCATCAAGAGGACATCGTTTAAATGCAAGTTCTTACAGCTTGAGTAGTTTATTCAGCGTGGGATCGGTAAGCTCGCGTGCTGGAAGTGCACGTTGGGGCATAGGAGTTAAAGGGCCAGTTTGGCAAGCTCCTGCTCAGGTGCAAAGCCTCTACGACCTTCTCCTTGCACCATTTGAAGATCTTCTACCACCAACAAGAAAGGAACTTATACTGGTTGTCGAGAAATCTCTATACTTGGCTCCTCTACCTGCGCTACAATCAAGTCCAGGTGAAGATTATCTTTGTGAGAGATTTTCTCTACTGGTTGTCCCATCACTAGCAGCATTGAGGCGGAGATCAAGAATCCCGATGCCAGAAGGTGGAGCAACGGTAGCTGCGCTAGTCGCAGGAAATCCGAATGTGCCCGATGAAATCAGAGAAGAATACGGATGGCCAGAAAGCGTTATATCTGCAGAAACAGAAGCTGGAATTGTTGCAGAGCTTCTAGAGTCCCGACCATTAATTG GCAACGAAGCTACAAGATCAGCTGTTTTAAGAGCATTACCAGACGCTGAATGCGTTCATCTGACAACCCCTGTTTTTTGGAAATCTGCAAGCATAGCTTTAACTGCTGATCAACGCGAGGAACAAGCCGACAAATCAGAATACCTTTTGACCTGTTCAGATATTTCAAGATTGCGATTATCAGCCCGTCTAGTTGTAATATCAAGTGGTCACTGCTGGAGCGGAGGTGAAAATACAAGTGTAAGTTCTGATGGAATCCAACAAATGGCGAAAACTTTACTGGGCACAGGAGCACAATGCGTACTAATAGGAATGTGGCCTGTACCACCAACGGCAGGTAGCATTTTGTTGAGAGCTTTCTATAGTGCAATGCTGCAAGGTGCTAGAGCTTCTAGGGCATTGGCTGAGGCCATGCAAACTGTACAACATACAAGACATTTCGCACACCCGTCTAACTGGGCAGGATGGCTTCTTCTTGGTGGAGACGCTCGACTTTCGAATAAG GTGGCACTCATGGGTCAAGCTTTGGCAGAGCTTATACGAAGTGGTCCAGAACAGAGTCGAGATGCGTTAAGAGTAACACTGCATCTAGTTGAGAAATCTTTGCAAAGAATACACCGTGGCCAGAAAAATGCAATGTATACAACACAGCGTAGTATTGAGAATAAAGTTGGCGAGGCTGCGGGCTGGCGAGAATTGCTTATGTCAGTTGGGTTCAGATTTGAACCAGCTGGTAATGGAATCCCATCGTCAGTGTTTTTCCCACAAAGTGACCCTGAAGAGAGATTAACCAGATGTAGTGCCAGCTTACAAGCATTACTCGGATTAGGACCTGCTTCTTTACACGCTCTCGTCAGACTTTTACAG GTACCCGAAGCTGCCGAGGATGTGATCTCTGCAATGCGAAGAGCAAGTTGTGCAACTGAAGGTCAAGAAGTTAGTTTACCTGTCAGAGTATGGCGGGCTGCAGGATCGCATGAGTTGTTTGCCAGTTTAGGATTTGATTTGATGGAAGTGGGACAATCGGAAGTTACATTAAGAACTGGAAAGCAAGCTTCACGCCGAGCTGTTCAATTTGCACTGCAAGCACTGCTAGCTTTGTTTG ATACCCAAGAAGCTCCCAAAAGTCTTAGCCTAGATTCTAGCAGCTCTATGGAAAGTCTAGCTTCAGTATCACAAACTGAGAAAACTTCGCCCGATCCACCCAGACTCGGAGGAGCTTTTGCAAGTTATGTACGTCGTCGTGGGGAACCAGATGGGAAAACTACCGAAGCACCTAATATTCCAATTGTTCAACCATCTCGGAGCAACTGTGGAG GAGAGTCAGACGCTGCATTCACACCAAGTCCTCCGGTTGCATTGAATTTGAATCATCAAACACGTAtccgaaatttatattctGACCAAAATCCCAGACCTGGTTCTAGTTCCAGCAGTTCAGCAACGGATTGGGAAAGCGGACATGCAACTGTCTTGCGCCGTCAACCACTTCCACCATTACCTGCTACTGTTCTTGAAAGGTTAAGTGTGAGAACAGAAGTTGGGCCTAGCTCGCCTAGAAAACCTCGCCACCCCACTTCTACTGAAGACATCAATCCGCAGACTGAAGGTTCTCAACCATCAGAAGTTCATCCTCATAATTTAAGAAACCTAGCAACATCATTGACTAGTTTAACTCGAGAATTGACTCCAACGATCTCTGAAGTATACCATGAACGAAACTTGGGCCTTGGTCTAGCACCATCTCTGTCTAAACTCCTTGAGGAGGTTGGTTCTGTCCAAGATAATGATCAGAGTCAGATTTCTAGGCCAACCCATAGCCAGACTCAAAATTGGTTGCAAAATGAACCGGAATTATGCCGAAGAGATGAAGCAGATGGTAGATCGATTGCCGAATCTCAGTGCAGTGCGACAAGCTCTAATAAAATACATAGGAAGGCTCCCCCACCCCcagtataa